One Herpetosiphonaceae bacterium genomic window, TCTGCTTAAGATCATCCAGCCTGCGAATCCCCTCGATGTCCACGCCGACCTCGCGGTTGCGTGTGACGGCGCAGAGCGCCATGCCCGCCGAGTGCGACAGATTGAAGCGCAGCGAATCGCCGCCGGTCGTCTCGGACAGCGCGGGCTTGCCGTATGAGGTATAGGTAAACTGCAACTCATGCGGCGCCAGGCCGATGTAGCGGCTCAAGATCATCCTGAGCGCGCCGCGCCCGACGGTAAAATGGTGCCGATCGCGCTCGAAGTAAAAGCGGCTCGCGCGCGTTGTCTCATTGGGCGCGAGCGTCTGCGCGTAATACGGCAGCCGCGCTGCGGGCTGGTCGAGCGCAATACGCCAGACGTGAACATCGTCGTGTTCCAGCGTCAGAGATGCCGGTGGAGGTGCCCATAGGGCGCTACGATCGGTCATAGATACTTTCTCGCGATCAGCTCTCGGTTGATTGTGCCATGGAGGCTGCCGGTGTGCGTCCTGAGGCAGGGCTATCGAGCGCCGGGCTGCGCCGGGTGCAGACACCTGCGCGGCAGGTCGACGGAGCCGCCTCCGATGAACTATACCATAACCTGTACGAGCGGACCGCACGCGCGCAGCCGATTGACGCATCGGCAAGTGGATCGATACCTTGTCGGACTTTACTACAAAACATGGTACTATCGTAACATACACATCCTACAGGAGACGAGAGTGGCGATCAGGATCATCCAAGTTGGCATGGCACCATGGGGCATCACCTGGGCACCGATCATCCGTGAAGCGGCGGATGCAACGCTGGTAGCCTGCGTGGACTCCAATCCCGAAACGCTTGCAGCCGCACAATCGCATCTGGATCTACCGACGACACGCTGCTTCTCCACGCTAGAAACGGCGCTGGCAGCCGTCCCAGCAGACGCCGTGCTGATCACGGCGTCGATCGGCGCGCACGCATCGCTGGCGCTCACAGCGCTGGCCGCGGGCATGCACGTCTTGCTGGAAAAACCCTTCGCGGCTACCCTCGCCGACGCCGAGCGGGTGGTTGCCGCCGCCGCCGACGCCGGTCGGATCTTAATGATCAGCCAGAACTACCGCTTTCAGCCTGCGCCGCGCACGGTCGCGGCGCTGATTCGCGGCAATATCCTGGGCTCCGTCGGCAATATTACGATAGATTTTCGACAAAATGCCGCTACGCTGCTGCCACAGGAGCACGCGCTGTACCGCATGCCGCAGCCCTTGCTGGCCGAGATCGGCGTGCACCACTTCGATCTCCTGCGCATGGTGCTCGGCGATGAGGCGGCGCATATCACCTGCCAGGCCTGGAATCCGCCCTGGAGCACGCTGGCCGGGCCAGCGGCGGCCACCGCGACGATCACCTGCGCAGGCGGCACGATCGCCAACTATCGCGGAAGCTGGGCCAGCCACGCGCTGCCGACGCCGTGGGCCGGGATCTGGCGCATGGAGTGTACCGGCGGCGAGATTGTCTGGACCAGCCGCAACGGCAGCAATACGAACGCCGATCTGGTGATCGTCCGGCAGCGGGGCCAGCCAGCGCGGCGCGTGGTCCTGCCCAAGCTGCGCCTGCGCGGTCGCGCCGCATGTCTGGCCGCGTTCACCAGCGCGATCCGCACGGGACAGCCGCCGGAGTGCTCAGGCCGCGATAATCTGGGCACGATCGCGCTGATGCAGAGCGCGATCAGCGCCGCGACCTCAGGACAGCCGCAGGTGCTCCCACCGACGATCGTCAGCCTGCCGTGGGCCTCCTACAAACAGGGCTGCACCAGCCGCATCCGGGCCAGCGCCCATCGCTTCGCCTGAGACTTGCGCATCGGCCAGCGACATGCTACGCTCACCGCCGCACGATCAGCCGATGAGCCTGTGGATACGCTATGTCTCAAGCCAGCCTCGAACAA contains:
- a CDS encoding 4'-phosphopantetheinyl transferase superfamily protein, translated to MTDRSALWAPPPASLTLEHDDVHVWRIALDQPAARLPYYAQTLAPNETTRASRFYFERDRHHFTVGRGALRMILSRYIGLAPHELQFTYTSYGKPALSETTGGDSLRFNLSHSAGMALCAVTRNREVGVDIEGIRRLDDLKQIAGHFFSANESAVLHALPEEIQVDAFFTCWTRKEAYIKAIGEGLSMPLDCFDVSLVPGEPAALLAVRGNVEEAERWLLRELHPGPGYLAAIVVEGRDWRLQCWQWPV
- a CDS encoding Gfo/Idh/MocA family oxidoreductase, with the protein product MAPWGITWAPIIREAADATLVACVDSNPETLAAAQSHLDLPTTRCFSTLETALAAVPADAVLITASIGAHASLALTALAAGMHVLLEKPFAATLADAERVVAAAADAGRILMISQNYRFQPAPRTVAALIRGNILGSVGNITIDFRQNAATLLPQEHALYRMPQPLLAEIGVHHFDLLRMVLGDEAAHITCQAWNPPWSTLAGPAAATATITCAGGTIANYRGSWASHALPTPWAGIWRMECTGGEIVWTSRNGSNTNADLVIVRQRGQPARRVVLPKLRLRGRAACLAAFTSAIRTGQPPECSGRDNLGTIALMQSAISAATSGQPQVLPPTIVSLPWASYKQGCTSRIRASAHRFA